In the genome of Pan troglodytes isolate AG18354 chromosome 15, NHGRI_mPanTro3-v2.0_pri, whole genome shotgun sequence, one region contains:
- the COCH gene encoding cochlin, which translates to MSAAWIPALGLGVCLLLLPGPAGSEGAAPIAITCFTRGLDIRKEKADVLCPGGCPLEEFSVYGNIVYASVSSICGAAVHRGVISNSGGPVRVYSLPGRENYSSVDANGIQSQMLSRWSASFTVTKGKSSTQEATGQAVSTAHPPTGKRLKKTPEKKTGNKDCKADIAFLIDGSFNIGQRRFNLQKNFVGKVALMLGIGTEGPHVGLVQASEHPKIEFYLKNFTSAKDVLFAIKEVGFRGGNSNTGKALKHTAQKFFTVDAGVRKGIPKVVVVFIDGWPSDDIEEAGIVAREFGVNVFIVSVAKPIPEELGMVQDVTFVDKAVCRNNGFFSYHMPNWFGTTKYVKPLVQKLCTHEQMMCSKTCYNSVNIAFLIDGSSSVGDSNFRLMLEFVSNIAKTFEISDIGAKIAAVQFTYDQRTEFSFTDYSTKENVLAVIRNIRYMSGGTATGDAISFTVRNVFGPIRESPNKNFLVIVTDGQSYDDVQGPAAAAHDAGITIFSVGVAWAPLDDLKDMASKPKESHAFFTREFTGLEPIVSDVIRGICRDFLESQQ; encoded by the exons ATGTCCGCAGCCTGGATCCCGGCTCTCGGCCTCG GTGTGTGTCTGCTGCTGCTGCCGGGGCCCGCGGGCAGCGAGGGAGCCG CTCCCATTGCTATCACATGTTTTACCAGAGGCTTGGacatcaggaaagagaaagcagatgTCCTCTGCCCAGGGGGCTGCCCTCTTGAGGAATTCTCTGTGTATGGGAACATAGTATATGCTTCTGTATCGAGCATATGTGGGGCTGCTGTCCACAG GGGAGTAATCAGCAACTCAGGGGGACCTGTACGAGTCTATAGCCTACCTGGTCGAGAAAACTATTCCTCAGTAGATGCCAATGGCATCCAGTCTCAAATGCTTTCTAGATGGTCTGCTTCTTTCACAGTAACTA aagGCAAAAGTAGTACACAGGAGGCCACAGGACAAGCAGTGTCCACAGCACATCCACCAACAG GTAAACGACTAAAGAAAACACCCGAGAAGAAGACTGGCAATAAAG ATTGTAAAGCAGACATTGCATTTCTGATTGATGGAAGCTTTAATATTGGGCAGCGCCGATTTAATTTACAGAAGAATTTTGTTGGAAAAGTGGCTCTAATGTTGGGAATTGGAACAGAAGGACCACATGTGGGCCTTGTTCAAGCCAG TGAACATCCCAAAATAGAATTTTACTTGAAAAACTTTACATCAGCCAAAGATGTTTTGTTTGCCATAAAGGAAGTAGGTTTCAGAGGGGGTAATTCCAATACAG gAAAAGCCTTGAAGCATACTGCTCAGAAATTCTTCACGGTAGATGCTGGAGTAAGAAAAGGGATCCCCAAAGTGGTGGTGGTATTTATTGATGGTTGGCCTTCTGATGACATCGAGGAAGCAGGCATTGTGGCCAGAGAGTTTGGTGTCAATGTATTTATAGTTTCTGTGGCCAAGCCTATCCCTGAAGAACTGGGGATGGTTCAGGATGTCACATTTGTTGACAAG GCTGTCTGTCGGAATAATGGCTTCTTCTCTTACCACATGCCCAACTGGTTTGGCACCACAAAATACGTAAAGCCTCTGGTACAGAAGCTGTGCACTCATGAACAAATGATGTGCAGCAAGACCTGTTATAACTCAGTGAACATTGCCTTTCTAATTGATGGCTCCAGCAGTGTTGGAGATAGCAATTTCCGCCTCATGCTTGAATTTGTTTCCAACATAGCCAAGACTTTTGAAATCTCAGACATTGGTGCCAAGATAGCTGCTGTACAGTTTACTTATGATCAGCGCACGGAGTTCAGTTTCACTGACTATAGCACCAAAGAGAATGTCCTAGCTGTTATCAGAAACATCCGCTATATGAGTGGTGGAACAGCTACTGGTGATGCCATTTCCTTTACTGTTAGAAATGTGTTTGGCCCTATAAGGGAGAGCCCCAACAAGAACTTCCTAGTAATTGTCACAGATGGGCAGTCCTATGATGATGTCCAAGGCCCTGCAGCTGCTGCACATGATGCAG GAATCACTATCTTCTCTGTTGGTGTGGCTTGGGCACCTCTGGATGACCTGAAAGATATGGCTTCTAAACCGAAGGAGTCTCATGCTTTCTTCACAAGAGAGTTCACAGGATTAGAACCAATTGTTTCTGATGTCATCAGAGGCATTTGTAGAGATTTCTTAGAATCCCAGCAATAA